The following proteins are co-located in the Cupriavidus pauculus genome:
- the aepX gene encoding phosphoenolpyruvate mutase, which translates to MNAIDPNLLGSATSAPLSRAARLRRMLLSDELEFIMEAHNGLSARIVREAGFKGIWASGLAISAQFGVRDNNEASWTQVVDNLEFMADASDLPILLDGDTGYGNFNNVRRLVRKLEQRGIAGVCIEDKIFPKTNSFIGGEQQPLADIDEFCGKIKAGKDSQADDDFSIVARVEALIAGWGMEEALRRAEAYHQAGADAILIHSKLSKADEIVTFAREWGNRCPLVIVPTKYYSTPTDVFRRAGISLIIWANHLIRVAASGMQAVAKDIYENQTLVNVEDRIATVNEIFRLQDADEYSAAEKIYLTGGQAPGSAVVLAAGRGKGLEALTEDKPKVMLPVAGKPLLRWLVDGFKNQGINDITVVGGYKAEAIDAAGIHLVRNERHAETGELASLAAAADALQHDTVIAYGDLLFRSYILRDLLETDAPFSVVVDSSESTPSNQSVRDFAWCSAADDRDLFGQKIVLKKISDDVPAGDAPHGRWIGLMNVRGEGRARLQKLLAELRERPDFDKLDIPDLLNALVAAGEQVEVKYVHGHWRGVNDLDDFRRAGDFAHGQTPFAVGGGEAAQ; encoded by the coding sequence ATGAACGCCATCGACCCGAACCTGCTCGGCTCCGCCACCTCCGCCCCGCTGTCGCGCGCCGCGCGCCTGCGCCGGATGCTGCTGTCCGACGAACTCGAATTCATCATGGAAGCCCACAACGGCCTGTCCGCGCGGATCGTGCGCGAGGCCGGCTTCAAGGGCATCTGGGCCTCGGGCCTGGCCATCTCTGCCCAGTTCGGCGTGCGCGACAACAACGAGGCAAGCTGGACCCAGGTGGTGGACAACCTTGAGTTCATGGCCGACGCCAGCGACCTGCCGATCCTGCTGGACGGCGACACCGGCTACGGCAACTTCAACAACGTGCGCCGCCTGGTGCGCAAGCTGGAGCAGCGCGGCATTGCCGGCGTCTGCATCGAAGACAAGATCTTCCCGAAGACCAACAGCTTCATCGGCGGCGAGCAGCAGCCGCTGGCCGACATCGACGAGTTCTGCGGCAAGATCAAGGCCGGCAAGGATTCGCAGGCGGACGACGATTTCTCGATCGTCGCCCGCGTGGAAGCGCTGATCGCCGGCTGGGGCATGGAAGAGGCACTGCGCCGCGCCGAGGCGTACCACCAGGCTGGCGCCGACGCGATCCTGATCCACAGCAAGCTGTCGAAGGCCGACGAGATCGTCACGTTCGCGCGCGAATGGGGCAACCGCTGCCCGCTGGTGATCGTGCCGACCAAGTACTACAGCACGCCGACCGACGTGTTCCGCCGTGCCGGCATCAGCCTGATCATCTGGGCCAACCACCTGATCCGCGTGGCGGCGTCCGGCATGCAGGCCGTGGCGAAGGACATCTACGAGAACCAGACGCTGGTCAACGTGGAAGACCGCATCGCCACGGTCAACGAGATCTTCCGCCTGCAGGATGCCGACGAGTATTCGGCGGCCGAGAAGATCTACCTGACCGGCGGCCAGGCGCCGGGGTCGGCCGTGGTGCTGGCCGCGGGCCGTGGCAAGGGCCTGGAGGCGCTGACCGAGGACAAGCCCAAGGTCATGCTGCCGGTGGCCGGCAAGCCGCTGCTGCGCTGGCTGGTGGACGGCTTCAAGAACCAGGGCATCAACGACATCACCGTGGTGGGCGGCTACAAGGCCGAGGCCATCGACGCGGCCGGCATCCACCTGGTGCGCAACGAGCGCCATGCCGAGACCGGCGAGCTGGCGTCGCTGGCCGCCGCCGCCGACGCGCTGCAGCACGACACGGTCATCGCCTACGGCGACCTGCTGTTCCGCAGCTACATCCTGCGCGACCTGCTGGAAACCGACGCGCCGTTCAGCGTGGTGGTGGATTCGTCCGAGTCCACGCCGTCGAACCAGAGCGTGCGCGACTTTGCGTGGTGCTCGGCCGCCGACGACCGCGACCTGTTCGGCCAGAAGATCGTGCTCAAGAAGATTTCTGACGACGTGCCGGCAGGCGACGCGCCGCACGGCCGCTGGATCGGCCTGATGAACGTGCGCGGCGAAGGCCGCGCGCGCCTGCAGAAGCTGCTGGCCGAACTGCGCGAGCGGCCGGACTTCGACAAGCTCGACATCCCCGACCTGCTCAACGCGCTGGTCGCGGCCGGCGAGCAGGTGGAGGTCAAGTACGTGCACGGCCACTGGCGCGGTGTGAACGACCTGGACGACTTCCGCCGGGCCGGCGACTTCGCGCACGGCCAGACGCCGTTCGCGGTGGGCGGCGGCGAGGCCGCGCAATGA
- a CDS encoding 2-aminoethylphosphonate aminotransferase, producing the protein MLLLNPGPVTLSERVRQSLLQTDLCHRESEFFDLQDEARARLIDIYGLDPSVWTAVLMTGSGTAALESMIAGLVPAQGKLLIVQNGVYGERIAQIATQYQIPHTVVKHEWMEAPDLARIDAALAADPAITHLAVIHHETTTGRLNDLPAIDRLCQARGVRLLADTVSSFGAEAIDFGGHIDAVAATANKCLHGVPGAAFVIVRRAALANAVSRTYYLDIARYARQQDQRNTPFTPSVHAFYALVEALREHQDEGGWQARHQRYAALAEEVRTGLAALGIEALWPAAQSSVVLRAYKLPAGVTYEQLHDGLKARGFIIYAGQGGLSSQLFRISTMGALTAADMHRLIAGFRELLHR; encoded by the coding sequence ATGCTGCTTCTGAATCCCGGCCCGGTGACGCTGTCCGAGCGCGTCCGCCAGAGCCTGCTGCAAACCGACCTGTGCCACCGCGAAAGCGAGTTCTTCGACCTGCAGGACGAAGCGCGCGCGCGGCTGATCGACATCTACGGGCTGGACCCGTCCGTCTGGACGGCGGTGCTGATGACCGGCTCCGGCACGGCCGCGCTGGAAAGCATGATCGCCGGCCTGGTGCCGGCGCAGGGCAAGCTGCTGATCGTGCAGAACGGCGTCTATGGCGAGCGCATCGCCCAGATCGCCACGCAGTACCAGATCCCGCACACGGTGGTGAAGCACGAGTGGATGGAGGCGCCCGACCTGGCCCGCATCGACGCGGCGCTGGCGGCCGACCCGGCCATCACGCACCTGGCGGTGATCCACCACGAGACCACCACGGGCCGCCTGAACGACCTGCCCGCCATCGACCGGCTGTGCCAGGCGCGCGGCGTGCGGCTGCTGGCCGATACGGTGAGCAGCTTCGGCGCCGAGGCCATCGACTTCGGCGGCCACATCGACGCGGTGGCCGCCACGGCCAACAAATGCCTGCACGGCGTGCCGGGCGCGGCGTTCGTCATCGTGCGCCGCGCGGCGCTGGCCAACGCGGTCAGCCGCACGTACTACCTGGATATCGCCCGCTACGCCCGCCAGCAGGACCAGCGCAACACGCCGTTCACGCCGTCGGTGCATGCGTTCTACGCGCTGGTGGAGGCGCTGCGCGAGCACCAGGACGAAGGCGGCTGGCAGGCGCGCCACCAGCGCTACGCCGCGCTGGCCGAGGAAGTCCGCACCGGCCTGGCCGCGCTGGGCATCGAGGCACTGTGGCCTGCCGCCCAGTCATCGGTGGTGCTGCGCGCGTACAAGCTGCCCGCCGGCGTGACCTACGAACAACTGCACGACGGCCTGAAGGCGCGCGGCTTCATCATCTACGCCGGCCAGGGCGGGCTGTCGTCGCAACTGTTCCGCATCTCGACAATGGGCGCACTGACCGCCGCCGACATGCACCGCCTGATCGCCGGATTCCGGGAACTGCTGCATCGGTGA
- a CDS encoding phospholipase D family protein produces MTHVTQAAPGWLGRPLAMLFAMLMAACTGLPQRPTLAPETALQDTGDTVLARGLAPTLAEHPGQSVFYPLLAGTDALAMRIALARTAQRSLDIQYYIFDADNTGLTLLAEIMAAADRGVRVRVLLDDIHTGGQDKALSAVDAHPNVEVRLFNPFASRGLRLFEYVTDFRRIDRRMHNKSMTADNQLTIVGGRNIGDQYYGAADTDFTDLDLLAGGPVVPQVSGVFDDFWNSEAVYPLSALATPLSGAEAATQQQKLRTYLDEHAVAMRATPYGKSVLETGIVQLIRENRLTAYRGQATVIADRAAKVLHPPEDDSTHAIPQLVRFLEGAQHDLTLISPYFVPPKSAMTWLIGMQQRGVQVRILTNSYGATDVTAVHAGYAPKRRALLKAGVILYELKPTAYAELAKEKKRHGPGGSSRASLHAKTYMVDRHQLFIGSLNLDPRSARLNTEMGIVVDSRELCDMLGQGVDDALLDAAYQVVLADDGESLQWVTREGGVLRTYDREPDMNAWDKFKQGVLRILPVEEEL; encoded by the coding sequence ATGACGCATGTCACGCAGGCGGCGCCCGGCTGGCTAGGCCGGCCGCTGGCGATGTTGTTTGCGATGCTGATGGCCGCGTGCACGGGGCTGCCGCAGCGGCCCACGCTGGCACCGGAGACGGCGCTGCAGGACACCGGCGACACAGTGCTGGCACGCGGGCTGGCCCCGACGCTGGCCGAGCATCCGGGCCAGTCAGTGTTCTACCCGCTGCTGGCCGGCACCGACGCGCTGGCCATGCGCATCGCGCTGGCGCGCACGGCCCAGCGCAGCCTGGACATCCAGTACTACATCTTCGACGCCGACAACACGGGCCTCACGCTGCTGGCCGAGATCATGGCCGCGGCAGACCGGGGCGTGCGCGTGCGGGTGCTGCTCGACGACATCCACACCGGCGGGCAGGACAAGGCGCTGTCGGCCGTGGACGCCCATCCAAACGTCGAGGTGCGGCTGTTCAACCCGTTTGCCAGCCGGGGGCTGCGGCTGTTCGAGTACGTGACCGATTTCCGGCGCATCGACCGGCGCATGCACAACAAGTCGATGACGGCCGACAATCAGCTCACCATCGTCGGCGGACGCAATATCGGCGACCAGTACTACGGCGCGGCCGATACCGATTTCACCGACCTGGACCTGCTGGCGGGCGGGCCGGTGGTGCCGCAGGTATCGGGCGTGTTCGACGATTTCTGGAACAGCGAGGCCGTGTACCCGCTGTCGGCCCTGGCCACGCCGCTGTCCGGCGCCGAGGCGGCCACGCAGCAGCAGAAGCTGCGCACCTACCTGGACGAGCACGCCGTGGCGATGCGCGCCACGCCCTACGGCAAGTCGGTGCTGGAAACCGGCATCGTCCAGTTGATCCGCGAGAACCGCCTGACCGCATACCGCGGCCAGGCCACGGTAATCGCCGACCGCGCGGCCAAGGTACTGCACCCGCCCGAGGACGACTCGACCCACGCGATTCCCCAACTGGTCAGGTTCCTGGAGGGCGCCCAGCACGACCTGACGCTGATTTCGCCGTACTTCGTGCCGCCCAAGTCGGCCATGACGTGGCTGATCGGCATGCAGCAGCGCGGCGTGCAGGTGCGGATCCTGACCAATTCCTACGGCGCCACCGACGTCACCGCGGTCCACGCCGGCTACGCGCCCAAGCGCCGCGCGCTGCTCAAGGCGGGCGTCATCCTCTACGAGCTGAAGCCAACCGCCTACGCGGAACTGGCCAAGGAAAAAAAGCGCCACGGCCCGGGCGGCAGCAGCCGCGCCAGCCTGCACGCCAAGACCTATATGGTCGACCGGCACCAGTTGTTCATCGGCTCCCTGAACCTGGACCCGCGCTCCGCCCGGCTCAACACCGAGATGGGCATCGTCGTGGACAGCCGCGAACTGTGCGACATGCTGGGGCAGGGCGTGGACGACGCGCTGCTCGACGCGGCCTACCAGGTGGTGCTGGCCGACGACGGCGAGTCACTGCAATGGGTGACACGCGAAGGCGGGGTGCTGCGCACCTACGACCGCGAACCCGACATGAACGCCTGGGACAAGTTTAAGCAGGGCGTGCTAAGGATATTGCCGGTGGAGGAGGAGCTTTGA
- a CDS encoding HalD/BesD family halogenase: MPEQVTGDIAIAPAAPRDAEPAATRPAARRPDAAVAGVVARLDTPALRQDFERQGAFLYLDSFLGPDETAQLVALARALQSGLNRNYLPGHKQGGSVSRHTIDEKAPFIADLYRSKSLIGWLEQVTGDKLQVCPESDPHAYALYYYTRPGDHIGWHYDTSYYDGRRYTLLIGVLDESSCRLDYELHTRNPAVPDEPGSVQIPPGGIVLFDGDKLRHRITPAGPNEIRVSLTFEYVTDPGMRPWLRLISNMKDAVAYFGFRQVFRRLLGRKSAGPA; the protein is encoded by the coding sequence ATGCCAGAGCAAGTTACCGGCGACATCGCCATCGCGCCCGCCGCACCGCGCGACGCCGAGCCCGCCGCCACCCGTCCGGCCGCGCGACGCCCGGACGCCGCCGTGGCCGGCGTGGTGGCGCGGCTCGATACCCCGGCGCTGCGCCAGGATTTCGAGCGCCAGGGCGCCTTCCTCTACCTGGACAGCTTCCTGGGCCCCGACGAGACCGCGCAACTGGTGGCGCTGGCCCGCGCGCTGCAGTCGGGCCTGAACCGCAACTACCTGCCCGGCCACAAGCAGGGCGGCAGCGTCAGCCGGCACACGATCGACGAGAAGGCGCCTTTCATCGCCGACCTGTACCGCTCGAAGTCGCTGATCGGCTGGCTGGAACAGGTGACCGGCGACAAGCTCCAGGTCTGCCCCGAGTCCGACCCCCACGCCTACGCGCTCTATTACTACACGCGGCCGGGCGACCATATCGGCTGGCACTACGACACGTCCTATTACGATGGCCGGCGCTACACGCTGTTGATCGGCGTGCTGGACGAATCGTCCTGCCGGCTGGACTACGAACTCCACACGCGCAACCCCGCCGTGCCCGACGAGCCGGGCTCGGTCCAGATCCCGCCGGGCGGCATCGTGCTGTTCGACGGCGACAAGCTGCGCCACCGCATCACGCCGGCCGGCCCCAACGAGATCCGCGTCTCGCTGACGTTCGAGTACGTGACCGATCCGGGCATGCGGCCATGGCTGCGCCTGATCTCCAACATGAAGGACGCCGTGGCGTACTTCGGCTTCCGGCAGGTGTTCCGGCGCCTGCTGGGCAGGAAGTCAGCAGGCCCCGCGTGA
- a CDS encoding lysylphosphatidylglycerol synthase domain-containing protein, protein MNRAAFILLSVGAALFVGLLAWQGFGAVTTTLMSAGWGLAVVAAFHLLPLALDAGAIAVLLDRKTRHGSFCSALKARWTGEAVNSLLPAGQIGGPVLMVRYLAHRGARMRDAAAAITVSTTTQALSQMLFALLGIAVFGAHDDLSEYRTPVIAITAVLGACVLGFCVLQRRGMFGRVMRIGQKLFGKRQADADAPGAKPGRWAGLALRADAVDSAIRELYRDRKKVAASFALNLLGWIAGTGEVWLILHFLGHPVNWHEALLLESVGQAIRGAAFAIPGSLGAQEGGYLLLGPLVGLPPDAALALSLAKRVRELVLGIPGLVYLHFSERKFQRRRAATALSADRG, encoded by the coding sequence GTGAATCGTGCAGCTTTCATCCTTCTGTCGGTAGGCGCGGCGCTGTTTGTCGGCCTGCTCGCGTGGCAGGGCTTTGGCGCGGTGACCACCACGCTGATGTCCGCCGGCTGGGGCCTGGCCGTGGTGGCCGCGTTCCACCTGCTGCCGCTGGCGCTGGACGCCGGGGCCATTGCCGTGCTGCTGGACCGCAAGACCCGCCACGGGTCGTTCTGCAGCGCGCTCAAGGCGCGCTGGACCGGCGAGGCCGTCAACAGCCTGCTGCCGGCCGGCCAGATCGGCGGCCCGGTGCTGATGGTGCGCTACCTGGCCCACCGGGGCGCGCGCATGCGCGACGCGGCGGCGGCCATCACGGTCAGCACCACCACCCAGGCGCTGTCCCAGATGCTGTTCGCGCTGCTCGGCATTGCCGTGTTCGGCGCCCACGACGACCTGTCCGAATACCGTACCCCCGTCATCGCCATCACCGCCGTGCTGGGCGCCTGCGTGCTGGGCTTCTGCGTGCTGCAGCGGCGCGGCATGTTCGGCCGCGTCATGCGTATTGGCCAGAAGCTGTTCGGCAAGCGCCAGGCCGATGCCGACGCCCCGGGCGCCAAACCGGGCCGCTGGGCCGGGCTGGCGCTGCGGGCCGATGCCGTCGACAGTGCGATTCGGGAACTCTACCGCGACCGCAAGAAGGTCGCGGCCAGCTTCGCGCTTAACCTGCTGGGCTGGATTGCCGGCACGGGCGAGGTCTGGCTGATCCTCCATTTCCTGGGGCATCCGGTGAACTGGCACGAGGCGCTGCTGCTGGAAAGCGTGGGCCAGGCCATCCGGGGCGCCGCGTTTGCGATTCCGGGCTCGCTCGGCGCGCAGGAAGGCGGCTACCTGCTGCTGGGCCCGCTGGTGGGCCTGCCGCCGGACGCCGCGCTGGCGCTGTCGCTGGCCAAGCGCGTGCGCGAGCTGGTGCTTGGCATCCCCGGACTGGTGTACCTGCATTTCAGCGAACGGAAGTTCCAGCGCCGTCGCGCCGCAACGGCCCTGTCGGCGGACAGGGGCTAG
- a CDS encoding NTP transferase domain-containing protein, with product MRAIILAAGLGLRLQQQPGKQFPKCLLRFDGLTLLERHLRLLDAAGVTEVVLALGFEPDQVKEELARLGRDLEIVINPRYDLGSVLTVHTVADAMTRGGDVLLMDADVLYDERIMTKLVAGETANRLLIDRDFEAGDEPVKLCLRDGVPVELRKQLMADLEYDTIGESVGFFRFREDCARRLAAIVQGYVDSGRANMPHEEAVRDLLLERSHVFDTADVTGAPWIEIDFPGDVARAAEEVLPQLLPVGIAQ from the coding sequence ATGCGAGCAATCATTCTTGCCGCGGGCCTGGGCCTGCGACTCCAGCAACAGCCGGGCAAGCAGTTTCCCAAGTGCCTGTTGCGCTTTGACGGCCTGACGCTGCTGGAACGTCACCTGCGCCTGCTGGACGCCGCCGGCGTGACCGAGGTGGTGCTGGCGCTGGGCTTCGAGCCGGACCAGGTCAAGGAAGAACTGGCCCGCCTGGGCCGCGATCTGGAAATCGTCATCAACCCGCGCTACGACCTGGGCAGCGTGCTGACCGTGCACACCGTGGCCGACGCCATGACGCGCGGCGGCGACGTGCTGCTGATGGACGCCGACGTGCTCTACGACGAGCGCATCATGACCAAGCTGGTGGCCGGCGAGACCGCCAACCGGCTGCTGATCGACCGCGACTTCGAGGCCGGCGACGAGCCCGTCAAGCTCTGCCTGCGCGACGGCGTGCCCGTGGAGCTGCGCAAGCAGCTCATGGCCGACCTGGAATACGACACCATCGGCGAATCGGTGGGCTTCTTCCGCTTCCGCGAAGACTGCGCCCGCCGCCTGGCCGCCATCGTCCAGGGCTACGTGGACTCGGGCCGCGCCAACATGCCGCACGAGGAAGCCGTCCGTGACCTGCTGCTGGAGCGGTCGCACGTGTTCGACACCGCCGACGTGACCGGCGCGCCCTGGATCGAAATCGATTTTCCCGGCGACGTGGCTCGCGCCGCCGAAGAAGTCCTGCCCCAACTTCTGCCTGTAGGAATCGCACAATGA
- the aepY gene encoding phosphonopyruvate decarboxylase, translating into MIEAVQFVEAARERGFQWYAGVPCSYLTPFINYVVQDPSLHYVSAANEGDAVAFIAGVTQGARNGVRGITMMQNSGLGNAVSPLTSLTYTFRLPQLLIVTWRGQPGGAADEPQHALMGPVTPQMLDTMQIPWELFPTDAEAVGPALDRAIAHMDATGRPYALVMQKGSVAPYPLTSQTPPVARPKAVPRDAGTGAATLPSRQQALQRVIAHTPVDSTVVLASTGFCGRELYALDDRPNQLYMVGSMGCLTPFALGLALARPDLRVVAVDGDGAALMRMGVFATLGAYGPANLTHVLLDNNAHDSTGGQATVSHNVSFAGVAAACGYASAVEGDSLDLLDTVLAQAATATSGPAFVCLRTRPGSPDDLPRPSVTPVQVKTRLARQIGADQGNANHA; encoded by the coding sequence ATGATCGAGGCGGTCCAGTTCGTGGAAGCCGCGCGCGAGCGCGGTTTCCAGTGGTACGCGGGCGTGCCCTGCTCGTACCTGACGCCGTTCATCAACTACGTGGTACAGGACCCGTCGCTGCACTACGTGTCGGCCGCCAACGAGGGCGACGCCGTGGCGTTCATCGCCGGCGTGACGCAGGGCGCGCGCAACGGCGTGCGCGGCATCACGATGATGCAGAACTCGGGGCTCGGCAACGCCGTGAGCCCGCTGACGTCGCTGACCTACACGTTCCGGCTGCCGCAACTGCTGATCGTGACGTGGCGCGGCCAGCCCGGCGGCGCCGCCGACGAGCCCCAGCACGCGCTGATGGGGCCGGTCACCCCGCAGATGCTGGACACGATGCAGATCCCGTGGGAACTGTTTCCGACCGACGCCGAGGCCGTGGGCCCGGCGCTCGACCGGGCCATCGCCCACATGGACGCCACCGGCCGGCCGTACGCGCTGGTCATGCAGAAAGGCAGCGTGGCGCCCTACCCGCTGACGTCGCAGACGCCGCCGGTGGCCCGCCCGAAGGCGGTGCCGCGCGACGCCGGCACCGGCGCGGCGACGCTGCCGAGCCGCCAGCAGGCGCTGCAGCGGGTCATCGCCCATACGCCGGTCGATTCGACCGTGGTGCTGGCGTCCACGGGCTTCTGCGGCCGTGAGCTGTACGCGCTCGATGACCGGCCGAACCAGCTCTACATGGTGGGTTCGATGGGCTGCCTGACGCCGTTCGCGCTTGGCCTGGCGCTGGCGCGGCCGGACCTGCGCGTGGTGGCCGTGGACGGCGACGGCGCGGCGCTGATGCGCATGGGCGTGTTCGCCACGCTGGGCGCCTACGGGCCGGCCAACCTCACGCACGTGCTGCTGGACAACAATGCGCACGATTCCACGGGCGGCCAGGCGACGGTGTCGCACAACGTGTCGTTCGCCGGCGTGGCGGCGGCCTGCGGCTATGCGTCGGCCGTCGAGGGCGACAGCCTGGACCTGCTGGACACGGTGCTGGCCCAGGCGGCCACGGCCACGTCGGGGCCCGCCTTCGTCTGCCTGCGCACGCGCCCCGGATCGCCGGACGACCTGCCCCGCCCGTCGGTGACGCCGGTGCAGGTCAAGACGCGCCTGGCGCGCCAGATCGGCGCCGACCAGGGCAACGCCAACCACGCCTGA
- a CDS encoding CDP-alcohol phosphatidyltransferase family protein — translation MNPKSPKYPDEPPLPSTWDARLARHLVRPLKNTRVTPNHLTTLRLLIGVAGIACIAQGGYAWSNWGALLVVLSNFVDHTDGELARISGKSSKIGHFYDLASDALITVLLFIGFGMAVAATGPAPEAFGPVLRGTIAGLAVALIFFLRMRIESRVGKSGTKQASAGGFETEDVLYLLPLVTLTDGIGPFLTAASIGAPLFAVLVIIDYWRVMRRPQPVATTPDH, via the coding sequence ATGAACCCGAAATCCCCCAAATACCCGGATGAACCGCCCCTGCCGTCCACCTGGGATGCCCGCCTGGCCCGCCATCTGGTACGGCCGCTCAAGAATACCCGTGTCACCCCGAACCACCTGACCACGCTGCGCCTGCTGATCGGCGTGGCCGGCATCGCCTGCATTGCCCAGGGCGGCTACGCGTGGTCGAACTGGGGCGCGCTGCTGGTGGTGCTGTCCAACTTCGTCGACCATACCGACGGCGAATTGGCGCGGATCAGCGGCAAATCGAGCAAGATCGGCCACTTTTACGACCTGGCCAGCGACGCGCTGATCACCGTCCTGCTGTTCATCGGCTTTGGCATGGCCGTGGCCGCCACCGGCCCGGCGCCCGAGGCATTCGGCCCCGTGCTGCGCGGCACGATTGCCGGGCTGGCCGTGGCGCTGATCTTCTTCCTGCGCATGCGTATAGAATCGCGGGTTGGAAAAAGTGGCACGAAGCAGGCTTCGGCCGGCGGCTTCGAGACCGAGGACGTGCTGTACCTGCTGCCGCTGGTGACGCTGACGGACGGCATCGGCCCGTTCCTGACGGCGGCCTCCATCGGCGCCCCGCTGTTTGCCGTCCTGGTCATCATCGATTACTGGCGCGTCATGCGGCGCCCGCAGCCCGTCGCAACTACCCCTGATCACTGA
- a CDS encoding DUF1254 domain-containing protein produces the protein MARLRPTWFRTLIATAALTTLTTLAAMPPALAASQPASAPQAKLPPGPVAGANMPLSYVKNVAKVAYIWGWPMVNIHNRHLVFSKVPENGLGDGVLPVAPLNRLTMLTDYIKPEERAVATPNQDVAYGFGILSLAKEPAVFQVPDFGNRFWVYQLGDQRTDTLGGVGRMYGTKPGFYMVVGPDWKGKVPKGIRGVYRSPTNIAYIIPRAFLDDTAQDRAAIRPLVSQIVAYPLSEYDGKVKTKDWTKLPNLSDPAGGKQGSGGETQWVKPEAFFKELPIILKEVPPQRGEEALYAWFQSLLDAAAKDPAVADALTQAAVEADKEMMPEMHRYANAGVTVGNGWVAPMNGAEFGTDYYSRAAAAKANIFVNPRRESAYFGQEFDAAKGRLNGANAYTITFPKGGLPPVNGFWSLTLYDAAHFFAPNEINRFSLGTKNKDLVYNPDGSLTLYVQNKKPAADKVANWLPAPTGDFELFIRAYWPKAEILQNTWSPPPVQKVSAN, from the coding sequence ATGGCCCGCCTTCGTCCGACCTGGTTCCGCACGCTGATTGCCACCGCCGCCCTGACCACCCTAACCACGCTGGCCGCCATGCCGCCCGCGCTGGCCGCCAGCCAGCCGGCGTCCGCGCCGCAGGCCAAGCTGCCGCCGGGCCCGGTGGCCGGGGCCAACATGCCGCTCAGCTATGTGAAGAACGTGGCCAAGGTGGCCTATATCTGGGGCTGGCCGATGGTGAACATCCACAACCGGCACCTGGTGTTCTCCAAGGTGCCGGAAAACGGCCTGGGCGACGGGGTGCTGCCCGTGGCGCCGCTGAACCGGCTGACCATGCTGACCGACTACATCAAGCCGGAAGAACGCGCGGTGGCCACGCCGAACCAGGACGTGGCGTACGGCTTCGGCATCCTGTCGCTGGCCAAGGAGCCGGCGGTGTTCCAGGTGCCGGACTTCGGCAACCGGTTCTGGGTCTACCAGCTAGGCGACCAGCGCACGGACACGCTGGGCGGCGTGGGGCGGATGTATGGCACCAAGCCGGGCTTCTATATGGTGGTGGGGCCGGACTGGAAGGGCAAGGTGCCGAAGGGCATCCGGGGCGTGTACCGGTCGCCGACCAATATCGCCTACATCATCCCGCGCGCGTTCCTGGACGACACCGCGCAGGACCGCGCCGCCATCCGTCCGCTGGTCAGCCAGATCGTGGCGTATCCGTTGTCCGAGTACGACGGCAAGGTGAAGACCAAGGACTGGACCAAGCTGCCGAATCTTTCCGACCCGGCCGGCGGCAAGCAGGGCAGCGGCGGCGAGACGCAGTGGGTCAAGCCCGAGGCGTTTTTCAAGGAACTGCCGATCATCCTGAAGGAAGTGCCGCCCCAGCGCGGCGAGGAAGCGTTGTACGCGTGGTTCCAGTCGCTGCTGGACGCGGCCGCCAAGGACCCGGCCGTTGCCGACGCGCTGACGCAGGCCGCAGTCGAGGCCGACAAGGAAATGATGCCGGAGATGCACCGCTACGCGAACGCGGGGGTGACGGTGGGCAATGGCTGGGTGGCGCCGATGAATGGCGCGGAGTTCGGCACCGACTACTACAGCCGCGCGGCAGCGGCCAAGGCTAATATCTTCGTCAATCCGCGACGCGAATCGGCGTACTTCGGCCAGGAATTCGATGCCGCCAAAGGCCGGCTGAACGGCGCCAATGCCTATACGATCACATTCCCGAAGGGCGGGCTGCCGCCCGTGAACGGCTTCTGGTCGCTGACGCTCTACGACGCCGCGCACTTCTTCGCGCCCAACGAGATCAACCGCTTCTCGCTGGGCACCAAGAACAAGGACCTCGTCTACAACCCGGACGGCTCGCTGACGCTCTACGTCCAGAACAAGAAGCCGGCCGCGGACAAGGTGGCCAACTGGCTGCCCGCCCCGACCGGCGACTTCGAACTGTTCATCCGCGCCTACTGGCCGAAGGCTGAAATCCTGCAGAACACGTGGTCGCCGCCGCCGGTGCAGAAGGTCAGCGCGAACTGA